One genomic window of Bacillota bacterium includes the following:
- a CDS encoding amidohydrolase family protein: MTELTILGGYLVPSAAAGPKKDWGLHLSDGVITEVGPNATVESAHPGSPVLDERDKIVLPGFVNTHMHMYGLLSHGISVPVAPRGFYPFLEEFWWPYVEDQLDRELIRDAAALACVEMVRSGVTSFADILEAPNAIPGALEAEREAVAAAGLRGILSFEATERMGAENGRLGLAENADFVRRHNRAGAGSLVTGMICIHTTFTCSVDFLKAARRLADELSSGIQFHLSESPYEPSWCLEHHGQRPAELYSEIGFLGPDVLASQCVQLSEDEMDLLARHGTRASHMPLSNCEVGGGVAPVPDLLARGVTVGLGSDGYINNFFEVMRGAFLIHKAYRRDPQVMPAGTVFDLATGQGARALGLADTGTLEAGKAADIVVVKADLPSPVNAGNLFDQLVLYRNPQDVELVMVRGRVLLQDGRLTTVDEERVRARGREAAASLWRKK, translated from the coding sequence TTGACCGAACTGACCATTTTGGGCGGCTACCTGGTGCCCTCGGCGGCCGCCGGACCGAAGAAGGACTGGGGCCTTCACCTTAGCGACGGGGTCATCACCGAAGTCGGCCCCAACGCGACCGTCGAAAGCGCCCACCCGGGCAGCCCCGTCCTGGACGAGCGGGACAAGATCGTCCTCCCGGGCTTCGTCAACACCCACATGCACATGTACGGGCTCCTCTCCCACGGCATCAGCGTGCCCGTGGCCCCGCGGGGGTTCTACCCGTTCCTCGAGGAGTTCTGGTGGCCGTACGTCGAGGACCAGCTCGACCGAGAGTTGATCCGGGATGCCGCCGCACTGGCCTGTGTGGAGATGGTCCGGAGCGGGGTGACCAGCTTCGCCGACATCCTCGAGGCTCCCAACGCCATCCCGGGGGCCCTCGAGGCCGAGCGGGAAGCGGTCGCAGCGGCGGGCCTAAGGGGCATCCTCTCCTTCGAGGCCACCGAGCGGATGGGGGCCGAGAACGGCCGGCTGGGTCTGGCCGAGAACGCCGACTTCGTCCGGCGCCACAACCGCGCCGGGGCGGGCTCGCTGGTCACCGGGATGATCTGCATCCACACCACCTTCACCTGTTCGGTCGACTTCCTGAAGGCGGCCCGCCGCCTGGCCGACGAGCTCAGCTCGGGGATCCAGTTCCACCTGTCGGAGAGCCCCTACGAACCCAGCTGGTGCCTGGAGCATCATGGCCAGCGCCCGGCCGAGCTCTATTCGGAAATCGGCTTCCTCGGCCCGGATGTCCTGGCCTCCCAGTGCGTCCAGCTGAGCGAGGACGAGATGGACCTCCTGGCCAGGCACGGGACGCGGGCTTCGCACATGCCCCTCTCCAACTGTGAGGTCGGCGGGGGAGTCGCCCCCGTGCCCGACCTGCTGGCCCGGGGCGTGACGGTGGGTCTGGGGAGCGACGGGTACATCAACAACTTCTTCGAGGTCATGCGGGGGGCGTTCCTGATCCACAAGGCCTACCGCCGCGACCCGCAGGTCATGCCGGCCGGGACCGTCTTCGACCTGGCCACCGGGCAGGGAGCGCGGGCCCTGGGTCTGGCCGACACGGGGACCCTCGAGGCCGGTAAGGCGGCCGACATTGTCGTGGTTAAAGCCGACCTGCCCAGCCCGGTGAACGCCGGCAACCTCTTCGACCAGCTGGTGCTTTATCGCAATCCGCAGGACGTCGAACTGGTGATGGTCCGCGGCCGGGTGCTCCTGCAGGACGGCCGGTTGACGACGGTCGACGAGGAACGCGTGCGGGCGAGAGGCAGGGAAGCGGCGGCCAGCCTCTGGCGCAAGAAGTGA
- a CDS encoding 4Fe-4S binding protein produces MAELSVNLLGVKLKSPFILSSGPMSYSGEALIRSTKAGAGAVVTKTIRLKKADNPYPHMVRIAPGTLLNAEKWSDIEADEWIMTEIPKAKAAGVVVIGSVGHTKEEAEALVGPVAEAGCDLIELVAYDEASMIPMIEAARSKTTLPILAKVSPNWRELPRVAADCRRAGADGVTAGDSFGPTLRLDLDTGRPLLGSDFGFGWLSGSAILPIALRMVAEIALGPGGPIVGVGGVTKAEEALEMLYAGATAVGVCTAAILFGNEVFGKLNDGLAKLLDARGLADPAAASGFSLKHLSPGERLRKLAFSYDPETCTDCGRCQDYCPYGARTVKRPNMSLDEEVCRHCGYCVSICPPKALKATW; encoded by the coding sequence ATGGCCGAACTGAGCGTCAACCTGTTGGGAGTCAAGCTGAAGAGTCCATTCATCCTGTCCTCGGGGCCGATGTCCTATTCGGGGGAGGCCCTGATCCGGTCGACCAAGGCTGGTGCCGGCGCGGTCGTCACCAAGACCATCCGCCTGAAGAAGGCCGACAACCCATATCCCCACATGGTCCGGATCGCTCCGGGCACCCTGTTGAACGCCGAGAAGTGGTCAGACATCGAGGCTGATGAATGGATCATGACCGAGATCCCCAAGGCCAAAGCGGCCGGCGTGGTCGTCATCGGCAGCGTCGGGCATACCAAGGAAGAGGCCGAGGCCCTGGTCGGACCGGTGGCCGAGGCCGGCTGCGACCTGATCGAGCTGGTCGCCTACGACGAGGCCTCGATGATCCCGATGATCGAGGCGGCCCGCTCGAAGACGACCCTGCCGATCCTGGCCAAGGTCAGCCCGAACTGGCGGGAACTGCCGAGGGTGGCCGCCGATTGCCGGCGGGCCGGGGCCGACGGGGTCACCGCCGGCGATTCCTTCGGACCGACCCTGCGGTTGGACCTCGACACCGGGCGACCGCTGCTCGGCAGCGACTTCGGCTTCGGCTGGCTGTCCGGGTCGGCCATCCTGCCCATCGCCCTCCGGATGGTGGCCGAGATCGCCCTCGGCCCGGGCGGCCCCATCGTCGGGGTCGGCGGCGTGACCAAGGCCGAAGAGGCCCTGGAGATGCTCTACGCCGGAGCGACGGCGGTCGGCGTGTGCACGGCGGCCATCCTCTTCGGTAACGAGGTCTTCGGTAAGCTCAATGACGGTCTGGCCAAGCTCCTCGACGCGCGCGGACTGGCGGATCCGGCCGCGGCCAGCGGCTTTTCGTTGAAACATCTGAGCCCCGGCGAGCGCCTGCGGAAGCTGGCCTTCTCCTATGACCCCGAGACCTGCACCGATTGTGGCCGTTGCCAGGACTACTGCCCCTACGGCGCGCGGACGGTCAAGCGGCCGAACATGTCCCTCGACGAAGAAGTCTGTCGCCACTGTGGATACTGCGTCTCGATCTGCCCGCCGAAGGCCCTCAAGGCCACCTGGTGA
- the hydA gene encoding dihydropyrimidinase, with the protein MIKSGTVVTAAEMFRADIGIADGRVACLGEISCPPGVRAIDAAGKLVMPVVIDAHVHLEDVGDNGTRTADDFTSGTRAAAAGGTTTVIDFVSPAPGDSPSEAAVLRRRQAEGKAVIDYALHCCIPEAALFTPAEAMALLAEGISSVKLFTVYSGLALDTLSLYQVMLRAAEAGLTISLHAETGEIIEHYRRQFAADGKKDPQYHAWSRPWFCELEAVERALALNAAVGGRLYFVHVTTRAALEAIIRARREGQAVWAETCPHYLFLNESALRAPDGGRYVMAPPLRRADDSAALWSGLADGTVQVVATDHCPFPLKTKVGRPFYEVPSGVGSIELLFNLILSEGVLAPGGPRLTPSRVAAVLSTNPARFFGLYPRKGHIAPGADADLIVVDPLRTRTVRAADLHGGEDHSIYEGETLRGAVGMTISRGEVVYDRGKILGEAGRGRYIHRPVAGWDRAGGART; encoded by the coding sequence GTGATCAAGAGCGGGACCGTGGTGACGGCCGCGGAGATGTTCCGGGCCGACATCGGCATCGCCGACGGGCGCGTCGCCTGCCTGGGCGAGATCTCTTGCCCTCCCGGGGTCCGCGCCATCGACGCGGCTGGGAAGCTGGTCATGCCCGTGGTCATCGACGCCCACGTGCACCTGGAGGACGTCGGGGACAACGGCACCCGCACGGCCGACGACTTCACCAGCGGCACTCGGGCCGCGGCCGCCGGGGGGACGACGACGGTCATCGACTTCGTCAGCCCCGCTCCCGGGGACTCACCATCGGAGGCGGCGGTGCTCCGGCGCCGGCAGGCCGAAGGGAAGGCCGTCATCGATTATGCGCTTCACTGCTGCATCCCCGAGGCCGCCCTGTTCACCCCCGCGGAAGCCATGGCGCTGCTGGCGGAGGGGATCTCCTCAGTCAAGCTCTTCACCGTCTATTCCGGCCTGGCCCTCGATACTCTCTCCCTATACCAGGTCATGCTGCGGGCGGCCGAAGCCGGCCTGACCATCTCGCTCCACGCCGAGACCGGTGAGATCATCGAGCACTACCGGCGGCAGTTCGCCGCCGATGGGAAGAAAGACCCCCAGTATCACGCCTGGAGCCGGCCGTGGTTCTGCGAGCTCGAGGCGGTCGAACGGGCATTGGCCCTCAACGCGGCCGTCGGCGGCCGCCTCTACTTCGTCCACGTGACCACCCGGGCCGCCCTGGAGGCGATCATCCGGGCACGGCGCGAAGGCCAGGCCGTCTGGGCCGAGACCTGCCCGCACTACCTATTCCTGAACGAGTCCGCACTGCGCGCCCCGGACGGCGGCAGGTACGTGATGGCGCCGCCGCTCCGCCGGGCCGACGACTCCGCGGCCCTCTGGTCGGGGCTGGCCGACGGGACTGTCCAGGTGGTTGCCACCGACCACTGCCCGTTCCCGCTCAAGACCAAGGTGGGACGGCCATTCTACGAGGTGCCGAGCGGGGTCGGGTCGATCGAGCTGCTGTTCAACCTGATCCTCTCCGAGGGCGTCCTGGCCCCGGGCGGGCCGCGCCTGACCCCCAGCCGGGTGGCCGCCGTGCTGTCGACCAACCCGGCCCGCTTCTTCGGCCTCTACCCGAGGAAGGGCCACATCGCCCCGGGGGCCGACGCCGACCTGATCGTCGTCGACCCCTTGCGGACCCGGACCGTCCGCGCGGCGGACCTCCACGGTGGGGAGGATCACTCGATCTATGAGGGGGAGACCCTTCGGGGGGCGGTGGGAATGACGATCTCCCGAGGCGAAGTGGTCTACGACCGCGGCAAGATCCTCGGAGAGGCCGGCCGCGGCCGCTATATCCATCGCCCGGTCGCGGGATGGGACCGGGCGGGGGGGGCCAGGACCTGA
- a CDS encoding MoaD/ThiS family protein, with protein MRITVRYYGFLQVLTGLTEEVFDQPSLGPTNSLGELIETIAERRPTLREVCPVGPAIDRNLLVFRNRGRVAGSDLRGVTVADGDVIDLVPPLGGGCAE; from the coding sequence ATGCGCATCACCGTCCGCTACTACGGCTTCCTTCAGGTCCTGACCGGATTGACGGAAGAGGTCTTCGACCAACCGTCCCTCGGCCCGACGAACAGCTTGGGTGAGTTGATCGAGACGATCGCCGAACGTCGCCCGACCCTGCGCGAGGTGTGCCCGGTGGGACCGGCCATCGACCGGAACCTCCTGGTCTTCCGGAACCGCGGGCGAGTGGCGGGCAGCGATTTACGCGGAGTGACCGTGGCCGACGGGGACGTGATCGACCTTGTGCCTCCGTTGGGAGGGGGCTGCGCCGAATGA
- a CDS encoding YgeY family selenium metabolism-linked hydrolase: MKEKVVELAKELVRAPSPSGGEGRAAEVVAGAMRSLGYDQVDLDDMGNVVGRVFGTAGLREGAVLFDGHLDTVGVAEPQAWRYPPFAGAVDGGRLYGRGAADMKGAIAAMVVAAGAVAAGGRPPADIVVCATVAEEVIEGPALEYVAARVRPAVVVVGEATDLQLSIGGRGRGEIVVETIGVPAHSSTPTVGVNAIGEMMAVLAEVRRMALPTDDWLGPAIMEPTDIVSDPYPGMSVIPSRCRVTFDRRLMVGETPEGVLASLEAVFEAIRRREPNFAGRARVAEAEFTTYGGRTIRAPKFAPAWIRPFDDAWVVAARRGLRSARLEAPLGRYAFCTNGSGTAGRMGLPTLGFGPGQEKSAHTIDESITLAELTAAVEGYYGMALALSAKAGPG, from the coding sequence ATGAAGGAAAAGGTTGTGGAGCTGGCTAAGGAGCTCGTGCGGGCGCCCAGTCCGAGCGGTGGAGAGGGTCGCGCGGCCGAGGTGGTCGCCGGGGCCATGCGGTCCCTGGGCTATGACCAGGTCGACTTGGATGACATGGGCAATGTCGTCGGGCGGGTCTTCGGCACGGCCGGGCTCCGGGAGGGCGCCGTCCTCTTCGACGGCCACCTCGACACGGTCGGCGTGGCCGAACCCCAGGCCTGGAGGTACCCGCCCTTCGCGGGGGCCGTCGACGGTGGCCGGCTCTACGGCCGGGGGGCCGCCGACATGAAGGGGGCCATCGCCGCCATGGTCGTGGCGGCGGGGGCCGTGGCCGCCGGCGGGCGTCCCCCGGCCGATATTGTCGTCTGCGCGACGGTGGCCGAGGAGGTCATCGAAGGTCCTGCCCTGGAGTATGTAGCCGCCCGCGTGAGACCGGCCGTGGTCGTCGTCGGCGAGGCCACCGACCTCCAGCTGAGCATCGGGGGCCGCGGGCGGGGCGAGATCGTCGTCGAGACCATCGGCGTCCCGGCCCACTCGTCGACCCCGACGGTCGGGGTGAACGCGATCGGCGAGATGATGGCGGTCCTGGCCGAGGTCCGCCGGATGGCGTTGCCCACCGACGACTGGTTGGGACCGGCGATCATGGAGCCGACGGACATCGTTTCCGACCCGTACCCGGGGATGTCGGTGATCCCGTCGCGCTGCCGGGTGACCTTCGACCGGCGGCTGATGGTCGGGGAGACCCCCGAGGGGGTCCTGGCTTCGCTCGAGGCGGTCTTCGAGGCCATCCGCCGGCGGGAGCCCAACTTTGCGGGCCGGGCCAGGGTGGCCGAGGCCGAGTTCACGACCTACGGGGGACGGACCATCAGGGCCCCGAAGTTCGCCCCGGCCTGGATACGGCCGTTCGACGACGCTTGGGTGGTCGCCGCTCGCAGGGGGCTGCGTTCGGCCAGGTTGGAAGCGCCCCTGGGCAGGTACGCCTTTTGCACTAACGGCAGCGGCACGGCCGGCCGGATGGGCCTTCCCACCCTGGGCTTCGGGCCGGGCCAGGAGAAGTCGGCCCACACCATCGACGAGAGCATCACCCTGGCCGAGCTGACGGCGGCCGTCGAGGGATACTACGGAATGGCCTTGGCCCTGTCGGCCAAGGCTGGTCCGGGGTAG
- a CDS encoding threonine synthase has product MVELVCTLCGRTYEAAPDAKTCPECGVEGILDVVYDYEQVRRELTRESLARNPERTMWRYLPLLPVDPATRRPNLRLGWSPLYREDRYARAIGLENVYVKDDGQNPTASLKDRASAVGVVMAIEAGAEVIACSSTGNAGSSLAGNATAAGLKSVIFVPERAPQGKLAQLLLFGATVVMVKGDYEAAFRLSAEAIAKWGWYNRNAALNPYLVEGKKTVSLEIAEQLGWEAPDWVAVSVGDGCTVAGVGKGFVELHRIGLIDRVPRILGVQAEGCAPLYRAYRAGGERFAPEPENTLADSIAVGVPRNPVKALRAVRQARGEMITVTDEEILAAMRTLGRHAGVLAEPAAAASFAGLAKAAAVGMVKPSEIAVGIVTGNGLKDVANSLKAAGEPIHIEPDLAQLERALARRA; this is encoded by the coding sequence ATCGTGGAACTGGTTTGCACCCTCTGCGGCCGGACCTATGAGGCCGCGCCCGACGCCAAGACCTGCCCCGAGTGCGGGGTTGAGGGCATCCTCGACGTGGTCTACGACTACGAGCAGGTCCGCCGGGAGCTGACCCGTGAATCCCTGGCCCGAAACCCCGAGCGCACGATGTGGCGCTACCTGCCACTGTTGCCGGTCGATCCGGCGACCCGCCGGCCGAACCTCAGGCTCGGTTGGAGCCCGCTCTACCGGGAGGATCGCTACGCCAGGGCCATCGGTCTCGAGAACGTCTACGTCAAGGATGACGGCCAGAACCCGACGGCCTCCCTGAAGGACCGGGCCTCGGCCGTGGGCGTGGTCATGGCGATCGAGGCCGGGGCCGAGGTCATCGCCTGCTCGTCGACGGGCAACGCCGGTTCATCCCTGGCCGGCAACGCCACGGCGGCCGGGCTCAAGAGCGTCATCTTCGTCCCGGAGCGGGCCCCCCAGGGGAAGCTGGCCCAACTCCTCCTGTTCGGGGCGACGGTGGTCATGGTCAAGGGCGATTACGAGGCCGCCTTCAGGCTGTCGGCCGAGGCCATCGCCAAGTGGGGCTGGTACAACCGGAACGCCGCCCTCAACCCATACCTGGTCGAGGGGAAGAAGACGGTCTCCCTGGAGATCGCCGAGCAATTGGGCTGGGAGGCCCCCGACTGGGTGGCGGTCTCCGTCGGCGACGGCTGCACGGTGGCCGGGGTCGGCAAGGGCTTCGTGGAGCTGCACCGGATCGGCCTGATCGACCGCGTCCCCAGGATCCTGGGGGTCCAGGCCGAGGGCTGCGCCCCCTTGTACCGAGCCTACCGGGCGGGGGGCGAGCGCTTCGCCCCGGAGCCCGAGAACACCCTGGCCGACAGCATTGCCGTGGGCGTGCCGCGCAATCCGGTCAAAGCCCTCAGGGCCGTGCGCCAGGCGCGGGGCGAGATGATCACGGTGACCGATGAAGAGATCCTGGCGGCCATGCGGACGCTCGGCCGCCATGCTGGAGTGCTGGCCGAACCGGCGGCCGCGGCGTCTTTCGCCGGCCTGGCCAAGGCGGCCGCCGTGGGGATGGTAAAGCCCAGTGAAATCGCCGTTGGCATCGTTACCGGAAACGGCCTCAAGGATGTGGCCAACAGCCTCAAGGCGGCCGGCGAGCCGATCCACATCGAACCCGACCTGGCTCAGCTGGAGCGAGCCCTGGCGAGGCGGGCATGA
- a CDS encoding pyridoxal-phosphate dependent enzyme, producing the protein MAKYVYGPTFDEMLHPERIPGDIRKKAQKALREDPLDPINLFNITWKDPENKARCIVLEKALTGVDANIVVLYGKEFPTGSHKVGPTYSVAMEKQLHKEIVPGAHTLVWPSTGNYGIGGAWVGPRLGYKSVVVLPEMMSQERFDRIKSYGATYIATPGCESNVKEIYDACKELAKQGEIRVLNQFEAMANYRFHYYVTGNSVAEALEDLKAQGVGDGRPAAFVSAMGSAGTIAAGDRLKQINSDCKIVGLEPVQCPTLFENGYGGHDIQGIGDKHVTWIHNVLNMDAVMCIDDLESKKGLQLFTEPAGREYLVDQAGVTPEQASKLSTYFGISGICNVLGAIKTAKYYALGPDDNVVTIATDSIDRYPSVMAEMAKNYGAITRPRAAAYFESIFHGAKLDWIQEGDRLNRQRWFNLKYYTWVEQQGKTVDELNAQRSQEWWRDHQERVTVFDQLLREARGF; encoded by the coding sequence ATGGCAAAGTACGTCTACGGTCCAACCTTCGACGAAATGCTCCATCCCGAGCGGATCCCGGGGGACATCCGGAAGAAAGCCCAGAAAGCCCTCAGGGAAGACCCCCTCGACCCGATCAACCTCTTCAACATCACCTGGAAGGACCCCGAGAACAAGGCCCGCTGCATCGTCCTTGAGAAGGCCTTGACCGGCGTAGACGCCAACATCGTCGTTCTTTATGGCAAGGAGTTCCCCACCGGCAGCCACAAGGTCGGTCCGACCTACTCGGTGGCCATGGAGAAGCAACTCCACAAGGAGATCGTGCCGGGGGCCCACACCCTCGTCTGGCCTTCCACGGGCAACTACGGCATCGGCGGGGCTTGGGTCGGTCCCAGGCTAGGCTACAAGTCCGTCGTCGTCCTCCCCGAGATGATGAGCCAGGAGCGGTTTGACCGGATCAAATCGTATGGGGCGACGTACATCGCCACGCCGGGCTGCGAGTCGAACGTCAAGGAGATCTACGACGCCTGCAAAGAGCTGGCCAAGCAGGGTGAGATCAGGGTCCTCAACCAGTTCGAGGCGATGGCCAACTACCGCTTCCACTACTACGTCACCGGGAACAGCGTGGCCGAAGCCCTCGAAGACCTGAAGGCCCAAGGTGTCGGCGACGGTCGGCCGGCTGCCTTCGTCTCGGCGATGGGCTCGGCCGGGACGATCGCCGCCGGTGATCGCTTGAAGCAGATCAACAGCGACTGCAAGATCGTCGGCCTGGAGCCGGTGCAGTGCCCGACCCTCTTCGAGAACGGCTATGGGGGGCACGACATCCAGGGGATCGGCGACAAGCACGTCACCTGGATTCACAACGTCCTCAACATGGACGCCGTGATGTGCATCGACGACCTCGAGTCGAAGAAGGGGCTGCAACTGTTCACCGAGCCGGCCGGCCGGGAGTACCTTGTGGATCAGGCCGGCGTAACCCCGGAGCAGGCTTCCAAGCTGTCGACCTACTTTGGCATCTCGGGCATCTGCAACGTCCTGGGGGCCATCAAGACGGCCAAGTACTACGCGCTTGGACCCGACGACAACGTGGTCACTATCGCCACTGACAGCATCGACCGCTACCCATCGGTGATGGCCGAGATGGCCAAGAACTACGGGGCGATCACCCGGCCGCGGGCGGCCGCCTATTTCGAGTCGATCTTCCATGGGGCCAAGCTCGATTGGATTCAGGAAGGTGACCGGTTGAACCGGCAGCGCTGGTTCAACCTGAAGTACTACACCTGGGTCGAACAGCAGGGCAAGACGGTCGACGAGTTGAATGCTCAGCGGAGCCAGGAGTGGTGGCGCGACCACCAGGAGCGGGTGACCGTCTTCGACCAGCTCCTCCGAGAGGCTCGGGGCTTCTGA